The uncultured Hyphomonas sp. genome includes a window with the following:
- a CDS encoding MFS transporter, whose translation MTDRFSAFRHSAYSRYFISRFCTSLGAQIVSVSVAWQIYDLTQNAALLGWIGLVQFLPALVLVVVTGVTADRFGRRNVMGLAVFVEMACALAILLLALTGKFEPFWVLATLTVFGVARAFYSPASSSLAVNLVPKEDFANAVGWITASWQLASILGPVLGGLIYGIGAPVAYTTAVSLFLISGVIVLTIPKPAQKGAKEPTTIRTLLGGFSYVWKEKVVLGAISLDLFAVLLGGAVALLPIYARDILELGPSGLGLLRAAPGVGAVIMIGIITAFPIRDHAGVILFVCVALFGLATMVFGASTLAWLSILALALIGAFDMVSVYIREILLQLWTPDEVRGRVNAVNSVFLGASNELGEARAGFMAHFYGAVFTVVAGGAAAIGVAAAWSFLFPAIRKTRYLHRDEIQ comes from the coding sequence GTGACCGACAGGTTTTCAGCGTTCCGGCATTCAGCCTACAGCCGCTACTTCATTTCCCGCTTCTGCACGTCGCTCGGCGCCCAGATCGTCTCGGTCTCTGTGGCCTGGCAGATCTATGACCTGACCCAGAACGCGGCCCTGCTTGGCTGGATCGGGCTGGTTCAGTTCCTTCCGGCGCTTGTACTGGTCGTCGTCACGGGCGTAACGGCTGATCGGTTCGGGCGCCGCAATGTCATGGGGTTGGCAGTCTTCGTTGAGATGGCCTGTGCGCTGGCCATCCTGCTGCTCGCCCTGACGGGCAAGTTTGAGCCATTCTGGGTGCTCGCCACGCTGACAGTCTTCGGCGTTGCCAGGGCATTCTATTCGCCGGCATCGTCGAGTCTGGCAGTCAATCTGGTTCCGAAAGAAGACTTCGCGAATGCCGTGGGATGGATCACGGCATCCTGGCAACTGGCGTCTATCCTTGGGCCTGTTCTAGGTGGATTGATCTATGGCATCGGGGCGCCGGTTGCCTACACGACCGCCGTCTCGCTTTTCCTCATTTCGGGGGTGATCGTACTGACGATCCCGAAGCCCGCGCAGAAGGGGGCGAAAGAGCCGACGACGATTCGTACGCTTCTCGGTGGTTTCTCTTATGTCTGGAAAGAAAAGGTGGTGCTGGGCGCGATCTCTCTGGACCTGTTTGCTGTCCTGCTCGGCGGAGCTGTGGCGCTGTTGCCGATCTATGCGCGCGATATTCTGGAACTAGGGCCTTCAGGGCTCGGTCTGCTTCGCGCTGCGCCGGGCGTGGGGGCTGTGATCATGATCGGGATCATCACGGCCTTTCCGATCCGTGACCATGCTGGCGTCATTCTGTTTGTCTGTGTGGCTCTGTTCGGGCTTGCCACCATGGTCTTCGGGGCATCCACCCTGGCCTGGCTCTCAATCCTTGCGCTGGCGCTGATCGGTGCCTTCGACATGGTGTCGGTCTATATCCGCGAGATCCTGCTACAGCTGTGGACACCGGACGAGGTACGCGGGCGAGTGAATGCTGTGAATTCCGTGTTCCTCGGCGCCTCGAACGAACTGGGCGAAGCGCGCGCCGGTTTCATGGCGCACTTCTACGGAGCGGTGTTCACCGTCGTGGCAGGCGGCGCCGCCGCCATTGGCGTTGCAGCGGCCTGGTCGTTCCTTTTCCCGGCGATCCGCAAGACGCGCTATCTGCACCGCGATGAGATCCAATGA
- a CDS encoding RidA family protein yields MSTPEARLDALGITLPEPMKPVATYVAYVQTGNLLFISGQVSATAEGRMLGRLGENMELSAGQQAARQCGINIISQCKAALGDLSRVKRVVKLGGFVNAHPDFTDIPQVINGCSDLMVEVFGDAGRHARSAVACPVLPLGVAVEVDAVIEIAD; encoded by the coding sequence ATGAGCACCCCTGAAGCCCGTCTCGATGCACTCGGCATCACCCTTCCCGAGCCGATGAAACCTGTCGCGACCTATGTGGCCTATGTGCAAACCGGGAACCTGCTCTTCATCTCAGGTCAGGTCAGCGCCACGGCAGAAGGCCGTATGCTCGGCCGCCTTGGCGAAAACATGGAACTCTCTGCAGGACAACAGGCTGCGCGCCAGTGCGGCATCAATATCATCTCGCAATGCAAGGCCGCTCTGGGGGACCTTTCCCGTGTGAAACGCGTGGTCAAGCTCGGCGGCTTCGTGAACGCCCATCCTGACTTCACGGACATTCCTCAAGTCATCAATGGATGTTCGGACCTGATGGTTGAAGTGTTCGGTGATGCCGGCCGTCACGCCCGCTCTGCCGTTGCCTGCCCGGTTCTGCCCCTTGGCGTTGCGGTTGAGGTCGATGCCGTTATCGAGATCGCCGACTAG
- the rpmG gene encoding 50S ribosomal protein L33 gives MAKPATIKIRLNSTADTGFFYVTKKNPRNMTEKMVKRKYDPIAKKHVEFKEGKIK, from the coding sequence ATGGCAAAACCCGCCACCATCAAGATCCGCCTCAACTCGACGGCTGACACCGGCTTCTTCTATGTGACCAAGAAGAACCCGCGCAACATGACCGAGAAAATGGTCAAGCGGAAGTACGATCCGATTGCCAAGAAGCACGTCGAGTTCAAAGAAGGTAAAATCAAGTAA
- the rnr gene encoding ribonuclease R, with protein MTFPDRQTVLDFLRENPSATTKQEIARGLKLKGKERTILREILKEMEGDGTLERTGKRAWAQADRPPPTGVVEFTHLDGDGELIGKSVGDNGLFGPEIRYAGPSGKPKAKAPAVGDRALCKISERDGEWLARAITVFEKRLSDKLVGLYSQTQRGGKVVPSSRKEKREFVIQEADRNGAEEGDLVIAEPKPVGRRQYGPAFGIVTEVIGHITDPRSASLLAIHAHDIPTEFPEEALEQARDPKPAAAEREDLTAVQLITIDPHDARDHDDAVWAEELKDGWRVIVAIADVAAYVTEGSPLDKEALKRGNSTYFPDRVVPMLPFELSADECSLREGELRRCMAVEMVFDKSGTKRSHRFIRGMMKSAAKLSYEEAQAAIDGKPGGKAEELLDSVLKPLWGAYAALTKARDKRSPLDLDLPERRIVFDEDGEIQGIIAKERLDAHRLIEEFMIQANVAAAESLEKANSPLVYRVHDVPSDAKIAAFAEFLQTIDIKWHIGERPQTQRFNKLLEDIRGGVYDEMVTQMVLRSQAQAIYSEENLGHFGLNLAKYAHFTSPIRRYADLIVHRALIRALKLGPDGLSDQNAVRLEEIAEHISTTERRSMAAEREATDRYLAIFLADRVGAEFEGRIMGVTGSGLFVALAGSGADGFVPISSISDDYWVLDQAAMEIYARGSGKTYSMGQTVRVRLKEVTPLQGGLLLEMLSEPQPAPKGRAEARKAADAGGRSPRGRGGPPRRGKPKFNKKTLPKHKRRSRK; from the coding sequence ATGACATTCCCTGACCGCCAGACTGTTCTGGACTTTCTTCGCGAGAACCCAAGCGCCACCACCAAGCAGGAAATCGCCCGCGGCCTTAAGCTGAAGGGCAAGGAACGCACGATTTTGCGTGAAATCCTGAAGGAAATGGAGGGCGACGGCACGCTGGAGCGCACCGGCAAACGCGCCTGGGCGCAGGCAGACCGGCCGCCGCCCACCGGTGTTGTTGAATTCACGCATCTCGATGGCGATGGCGAGCTGATCGGCAAATCCGTTGGCGACAATGGCCTGTTCGGGCCGGAAATCCGCTATGCGGGCCCCTCCGGCAAACCGAAAGCCAAGGCGCCTGCCGTCGGCGATCGCGCCCTCTGCAAGATCTCAGAGCGTGACGGAGAATGGCTGGCCCGCGCCATCACCGTGTTCGAGAAACGCCTGTCCGACAAGCTGGTCGGCCTCTACAGCCAGACCCAGCGCGGCGGCAAGGTTGTCCCCTCCTCCCGCAAAGAGAAACGTGAATTCGTCATTCAGGAAGCTGACCGCAACGGCGCCGAGGAAGGCGATCTCGTCATCGCAGAGCCGAAGCCCGTCGGACGCCGGCAATACGGCCCGGCCTTCGGAATCGTCACCGAGGTCATCGGCCACATCACCGATCCGCGCTCAGCCAGCCTGCTGGCCATCCACGCACACGACATTCCGACGGAATTCCCGGAAGAGGCCCTCGAACAGGCGCGCGACCCGAAACCGGCTGCGGCAGAGCGCGAAGACCTGACAGCGGTTCAGCTGATCACCATCGACCCCCACGATGCCCGCGACCATGACGATGCCGTCTGGGCCGAGGAGCTGAAGGATGGCTGGCGCGTGATCGTCGCGATTGCCGATGTGGCAGCTTATGTCACCGAAGGCTCGCCCCTCGACAAGGAGGCCCTGAAGCGAGGTAACTCCACCTATTTCCCAGACCGCGTTGTGCCCATGCTGCCGTTCGAACTGTCGGCGGACGAATGCTCCCTGCGTGAGGGCGAACTGCGCCGCTGTATGGCGGTGGAGATGGTGTTCGACAAATCCGGCACCAAACGCTCCCACCGCTTCATCCGTGGCATGATGAAGTCTGCCGCCAAGCTTTCCTATGAGGAGGCTCAGGCCGCCATCGATGGGAAGCCGGGCGGCAAGGCGGAGGAATTGCTGGACAGCGTTCTGAAGCCGCTCTGGGGTGCCTATGCAGCTCTGACGAAGGCACGTGACAAGCGCAGCCCGCTGGACCTCGACCTGCCCGAACGCCGGATCGTGTTCGACGAGGACGGCGAGATCCAGGGCATCATCGCCAAGGAGCGGCTGGACGCGCACCGCCTGATCGAAGAATTCATGATTCAGGCGAACGTCGCCGCCGCCGAGTCGCTGGAGAAAGCGAACAGCCCGCTGGTCTACCGCGTCCACGACGTGCCGAGCGACGCCAAGATCGCCGCCTTTGCGGAGTTCCTGCAGACCATCGACATCAAATGGCATATCGGTGAGCGCCCGCAGACGCAGCGTTTCAACAAGCTGCTCGAAGACATTCGCGGCGGCGTCTATGACGAGATGGTCACCCAGATGGTGCTGCGCTCTCAGGCACAGGCGATCTATTCGGAAGAGAACCTCGGCCATTTCGGCCTGAACCTGGCGAAGTATGCGCACTTTACCTCGCCGATCCGCCGTTATGCAGACCTGATCGTCCACCGCGCCCTGATCCGGGCCCTGAAGCTCGGCCCGGACGGGCTGAGCGACCAGAATGCTGTGCGGCTGGAAGAAATCGCCGAGCACATCTCAACGACCGAACGCCGCTCCATGGCCGCTGAGCGCGAAGCCACAGACCGCTATCTCGCCATTTTCCTGGCCGACCGGGTCGGCGCAGAGTTCGAAGGCCGCATCATGGGCGTCACCGGCTCCGGCCTGTTCGTCGCCTTGGCAGGCTCCGGAGCAGACGGGTTCGTGCCGATCTCGTCCATCTCGGATGACTATTGGGTGCTCGATCAGGCCGCGATGGAAATCTACGCACGTGGCAGCGGCAAGACCTATTCCATGGGCCAGACCGTGCGGGTGCGCCTCAAGGAAGTCACACCGCTGCAGGGCGGCCTCCTGCTGGAAATGCTGTCGGAGCCCCAGCCTGCCCCCAAGGGCCGCGCTGAGGCGCGCAAGGCGGCGGACGCCGGCGGACGTTCCCCTCGCGGCAGGGGTGGACCTCCACGGCGCGGCAAGCCCAAATTCAATAAAAAGACGCTTCCGAAGCATAAACGGAGAAGCCGGAAATGA
- a CDS encoding PleD family two-component system response regulator, whose translation MSARILVVDDIEANRRLLQAKLEAQYYTVIQAENGPQALEVASKELPDIILLDVMMPGMDGYEVCRRLKEDPATAFIPVVMVTALSDTEDRVRGLEAGAEDFLTKPVDDFALMSRVGALMRYNAVASELRQRQANGLGGGLDHETTKEESDQPARIFIVDDNPRASARLASVLREAGHTVVTLAEAGSMSGLSSLGVDLMILSLPSKSFDALKLCAHFKVTESTRAVSILLICDPDDRARAAKGLEIGASDVILTPVDKQELLVRVRTQARRARYIEMLRRRVDKGLELSVIDQLTGLYNRRYMMGQLHQFMQRSVMGGKPVSVMMADIDHFKSVNDTYGHDAGDEVLQEIANRLRENVRPMDIVCRPGGEEFLVIMPETPGDRACAAAERIRRAVAAAPFIIGKAGLNIQITVSVGVSTIAGEQDTIADLTKRADQALYQAKTTGRNRVESTAA comes from the coding sequence ATGAGTGCGCGGATTCTCGTTGTCGATGATATCGAAGCGAACCGGCGGCTGCTGCAGGCCAAGCTGGAAGCTCAATACTACACCGTCATCCAGGCAGAGAACGGGCCTCAGGCACTAGAGGTCGCCAGCAAGGAATTGCCGGATATCATCCTGCTCGACGTGATGATGCCTGGGATGGATGGCTATGAGGTTTGCCGACGGCTGAAAGAGGATCCGGCGACGGCGTTCATTCCGGTCGTTATGGTGACGGCTCTGAGTGACACCGAGGACCGCGTCAGGGGGCTGGAGGCCGGCGCTGAAGACTTCCTGACCAAGCCGGTTGATGATTTCGCGCTGATGTCGCGTGTCGGGGCGCTGATGCGCTACAATGCCGTGGCGTCTGAGCTCAGACAGCGGCAGGCCAATGGTCTTGGCGGTGGGCTGGACCACGAAACCACCAAGGAAGAATCCGACCAGCCTGCGCGGATCTTCATTGTTGATGACAATCCCCGGGCATCTGCCCGCCTCGCATCTGTGTTGCGGGAGGCCGGCCACACTGTGGTGACGCTTGCCGAGGCGGGGTCCATGAGCGGCCTGTCCAGCCTCGGCGTGGACCTGATGATCCTCTCGCTGCCCAGCAAATCCTTTGATGCCCTGAAGCTTTGTGCGCATTTCAAGGTGACGGAATCGACCCGGGCGGTGTCCATTCTCCTGATATGCGATCCCGATGACCGGGCCCGCGCGGCGAAAGGGCTCGAGATCGGCGCCAGCGACGTCATCCTGACTCCCGTCGACAAGCAGGAGCTGCTGGTGCGCGTCCGCACTCAGGCGCGCCGGGCCCGCTACATCGAGATGTTGCGCCGCCGGGTGGACAAGGGCCTGGAACTGTCCGTGATCGACCAGCTGACCGGGCTGTACAATCGCCGTTACATGATGGGCCAATTACACCAGTTCATGCAGCGTTCGGTTATGGGCGGAAAGCCGGTTTCGGTCATGATGGCGGACATCGATCACTTCAAATCGGTGAACGATACTTATGGTCACGACGCCGGGGACGAGGTCCTGCAGGAGATCGCCAACCGGCTGCGCGAGAATGTGCGCCCGATGGACATTGTCTGCCGGCCCGGTGGTGAAGAATTCCTCGTCATCATGCCGGAAACACCGGGGGACCGGGCTTGCGCCGCTGCAGAGCGAATCCGGCGGGCGGTCGCGGCTGCGCCCTTCATCATTGGTAAGGCCGGACTGAACATTCAGATCACGGTCAGTGTCGGTGTTTCGACCATTGCGGGTGAGCAGGACACGATCGCAGATCTCACCAAGCGGGCCGATCAGGCGCTTTATCAGGCCAAGACGACCGGCCGGAACCGGGTCGAGAGCACAGCCGCCTGA
- a CDS encoding glycerophosphodiester phosphodiesterase family protein has product MATPFDPRKFRYAHRGLWSANGPPENSLEAFRRARMAGLGIEFDVRPARDGTPVVFHDDTLDRLTKRSGKTEELNAKELGRLSLAGSSEHLPTFLELLRIWPYQLPLLTELKIDGKTDTEAFARRVGDRLAHWKGFAAAMSFSEKAVRALPMGLMRGQLIGPTSKVGDDAFDAVLERAVADRVDYLAVHTSDVEQAALKSQGSNLPVVVWTVRGEDELERCKEHDAAVIFEHLDPELVSQRLNP; this is encoded by the coding sequence ATGGCCACGCCGTTCGATCCCCGCAAGTTCCGCTACGCGCATCGCGGCCTGTGGTCGGCGAATGGCCCGCCTGAGAATTCGCTGGAAGCTTTCCGGCGTGCCCGCATGGCCGGTCTGGGCATTGAATTCGATGTTCGTCCCGCCCGCGATGGCACGCCGGTTGTTTTCCACGATGACACGCTGGACAGGTTGACCAAACGGTCCGGTAAGACTGAGGAACTGAACGCGAAAGAGCTCGGCAGACTGTCGCTTGCCGGGTCGTCGGAGCATCTGCCGACATTCCTCGAACTCCTGCGGATATGGCCTTACCAGCTGCCGCTACTGACCGAACTGAAGATAGATGGAAAGACTGACACGGAGGCCTTCGCCCGCCGGGTCGGCGACCGCCTGGCGCACTGGAAAGGCTTCGCGGCCGCGATGAGCTTTTCTGAAAAGGCTGTCCGAGCCCTGCCCATGGGACTGATGCGGGGGCAACTGATCGGGCCGACCTCCAAAGTCGGTGACGACGCGTTTGACGCCGTACTTGAGCGCGCGGTTGCAGACCGCGTCGACTATCTCGCTGTCCACACGTCCGACGTCGAGCAGGCCGCGCTGAAGTCGCAGGGCAGCAATCTGCCCGTCGTCGTCTGGACCGTACGCGGTGAAGACGAACTGGAGCGTTGCAAGGAGCATGACGCGGCCGTCATCTTCGAACATCTGGACCCGGAACTGGTCTCGCAGCGCCTGAACCCCTAG
- a CDS encoding DNA polymerase IV codes for MSLLCRDCFHFELTDGRACPACKSHRVVCHPVLHTLTVAHIDCDAFFAAIEKRDNPALHDKPVIVGGGERGVVLTCCYIARLYGVRSAMPMFQALKLCPEATVVKPSRGKYSEAAAIVREKMEALTPLVQPVSIDEAYLDLSGTETIHKAPPAASLARLAAEIEQELQITVSVGLSANKFLAKTASELDKPRGFAVISPDEAEALLAPRPVGFLHGVGPKFAAKLEQDGFETIGDLQKAELKALIGRYGETGMWLKRVAHGQDNRPVRTDDERKSVSAETTFRTDISDLAALEDQLWKLCVKTSDRAKQIGVVGSVITLKLKTSTFKPLTRRVSLSEPTQIAQSIFRAARPLLAREVDGRRKYRLIGIGISELSDHRADETDLLDPRIARRAAAERASDAARAKFGQDAVMTGRAARMGQKQKE; via the coding sequence ATGAGCCTGTTGTGCCGGGATTGTTTCCACTTCGAACTCACAGACGGGCGCGCCTGCCCCGCCTGCAAGAGCCATCGTGTGGTTTGCCATCCTGTCCTGCACACGCTGACTGTCGCCCACATCGATTGCGATGCCTTTTTCGCGGCGATCGAGAAACGTGACAACCCCGCCCTGCACGACAAGCCTGTTATCGTCGGCGGCGGAGAACGCGGCGTGGTCCTCACCTGCTGCTACATTGCCCGGCTGTACGGCGTCCGGTCAGCGATGCCTATGTTCCAGGCCCTGAAGCTCTGCCCGGAGGCAACGGTAGTGAAGCCCAGCCGGGGCAAATATTCCGAAGCTGCCGCCATTGTGAGGGAAAAGATGGAGGCCCTCACGCCGCTGGTACAACCCGTTTCCATCGACGAGGCCTATCTCGACCTGTCTGGCACCGAAACGATCCACAAGGCCCCGCCGGCAGCCTCGCTCGCCCGGCTCGCGGCTGAGATAGAGCAGGAACTTCAGATCACGGTTTCAGTGGGCCTCTCCGCCAACAAATTCCTCGCTAAAACAGCCAGCGAGCTCGACAAGCCCCGCGGCTTCGCCGTCATCTCACCTGACGAGGCCGAAGCGCTTCTTGCTCCCCGCCCGGTGGGCTTCCTTCATGGTGTGGGGCCGAAATTTGCTGCGAAGCTTGAACAGGACGGATTTGAAACGATCGGAGACCTGCAGAAAGCGGAGCTGAAGGCCCTGATCGGGCGGTATGGCGAAACCGGCATGTGGCTGAAGCGCGTGGCACATGGGCAGGACAATCGACCCGTCCGCACGGATGATGAGCGCAAATCCGTGTCAGCGGAAACCACGTTCCGGACCGACATTTCCGATCTTGCCGCACTGGAGGACCAGCTCTGGAAACTCTGCGTCAAAACCTCCGACCGGGCAAAGCAGATCGGTGTTGTCGGCTCAGTCATCACCCTCAAGCTGAAGACCTCCACCTTCAAGCCGCTTACCCGGCGCGTGTCCTTGTCAGAACCGACCCAGATCGCGCAATCGATCTTCCGGGCGGCCCGTCCGCTGCTCGCACGGGAAGTTGACGGGCGGAGGAAGTACCGGCTGATCGGTATCGGCATCTCCGAACTCTCGGATCATCGCGCAGACGAAACCGACCTCCTTGACCCGCGCATCGCCCGGCGCGCGGCCGCGGAACGCGCTTCGGACGCCGCGCGGGCAAAGTTTGGCCAGGATGCCGTCATGACCGGCCGTGCGGCGCGCATGGGCCAGAAGCAAAAGGAATAG
- a CDS encoding NUDIX domain-containing protein, translated as MSRATSSAKKTERGTPASAESTGKSGMVMIKSAFDKESDDEVIIKDQKSPRPKDAATLILIRRDAEKPRVLMGKRSGGHVFMPDKYVFPGGRVDPGDGRAVSWCELRPEVEAKLRISARRQPRAFALTAIRETFEETGLLVARPAEMPASAPKGWDRFHELDAAPHLSPLTFIGRAVTPPYRPRRFDARFFMADAEEALIDERPPVDGAELSDLQWVTLKDAHDLDLPSVTRFMLDEIDARLKARDYKEGPPFLRWTRSGHSTERL; from the coding sequence ATGAGCCGCGCCACCTCATCTGCCAAAAAGACCGAACGTGGCACGCCGGCGTCAGCTGAAAGCACCGGTAAGTCTGGTATGGTCATGATCAAGTCCGCTTTCGACAAGGAAAGCGACGACGAAGTCATCATCAAAGACCAGAAATCGCCGCGTCCGAAGGATGCTGCCACGCTGATTCTGATTCGCCGTGACGCCGAGAAACCGCGCGTCCTGATGGGCAAACGCTCCGGCGGTCATGTCTTCATGCCGGACAAGTACGTCTTCCCCGGCGGCCGCGTGGACCCAGGCGATGGCCGCGCCGTCTCATGGTGCGAATTGCGGCCCGAAGTCGAGGCGAAACTGCGGATCAGCGCCCGTCGCCAGCCGCGGGCATTTGCTCTGACGGCGATCCGGGAAACCTTTGAAGAAACAGGGCTTTTGGTTGCGCGGCCGGCGGAAATGCCGGCATCTGCCCCGAAGGGCTGGGACCGGTTCCATGAGCTGGACGCCGCGCCTCACCTGTCCCCGCTCACCTTTATCGGACGGGCGGTCACGCCGCCTTACCGGCCACGCCGCTTCGATGCGCGCTTCTTCATGGCCGACGCCGAAGAAGCCCTGATCGACGAGCGTCCGCCGGTCGACGGGGCCGAACTGTCAGACCTGCAATGGGTGACGCTGAAAGACGCCCACGACCTCGACCTGCCGAGCGTAACCCGCTTCATGTTGGACGAGATCGATGCGCGCCTGAAGGCCAGGGATTACAAGGAAGGACCGCCCTTCCTGCGCTGGACGCGTTCCGGCCACAGCACAGAGCGGCTCTAG
- a CDS encoding response regulator, which translates to MADAKARKVLVVEDNELNMRLFCDLLDAYGYETYQCRDGAKAVEIARREQPDLIIMDIQLPEVSGLDITRWLKDDEKVAHIPVLAVTAFAMRADEQRVREAGCEGYLSKPIQIMTFIKAVEALMPKEAA; encoded by the coding sequence ATGGCAGACGCAAAAGCCAGAAAAGTGCTGGTTGTTGAGGACAACGAACTCAACATGCGCCTGTTTTGCGACCTGTTGGACGCTTACGGCTACGAAACCTATCAGTGCCGCGATGGCGCCAAGGCGGTCGAAATTGCCCGCCGGGAGCAGCCGGACCTCATCATCATGGACATCCAGCTGCCTGAAGTGTCCGGACTGGATATCACGCGCTGGCTGAAGGATGACGAGAAAGTTGCCCATATCCCGGTGCTTGCGGTGACAGCTTTTGCCATGCGTGCAGACGAGCAACGTGTGCGCGAAGCAGGATGTGAGGGCTATCTGTCCAAGCCGATCCAGATCATGACCTTTATCAAGGCTGTTGAAGCGCTCATGCCGAAGGAAGCGGCATGA